The sequence GGGCGCCGGGCGCAAAAAGCTGCCTACAAAATCATAGCGAAAAGGTGCGTTCTTGCTGTACATATTTTTGTCCTCCGTTTGGTTGTTGTCGTTGCTTATAGTATAACGGAGGTTTTCGCTATTGTAAAATACGGATATTCAGTTGTTTGCCATAGCTTCAGTCTATGGGCACATACTGCTTCAAATTTTCAATATACGCCCGGCACAGGCTGCCCGGCTGCACGCCGGCCGGCAAAACATAGCCGATCTCCATGGGCGCCACGCCGGTGAGGGGCACGGCTACAATATTCTCGCCGTTCAGCTTGCTGTCGATCACGCCGCTGCACACGGTGTAGCCCTGCAAGCCGATCAGCAAATTAAACAGGGTGGCGCGGTCCCGCACCCGGATATTTTTGCTGCGCACTGCCGGGCTGAAGATCTCTTCCGAAAAATAAAAGGAATTGTGGTCCCCCTGCTCAAAGGACAAATAAGGATACTCCGCCAAATCGTCAAAAGACACTGACCGGGCACCGGAGAGCGGGTGATCGCTGCTGAGAAACACATGCGCGTGGGCGGTAAACAGGGGCGTAAAATCCAAATCGGCTCCCCGCAGCAGCTTTTGCAGCGCCGTGCGATTAAAGTCATTGAGATACAACAGGCCGATCTCGCTTTTGCGCTGTGCCACATCCTCAATGATCTCATAGGTTTGCGTCTCTCGCAAAGAGAAGTCGTAGCGGTCGCCGCCCCGCTCCCGGATCAGGTCCACAAAGGCGTTCACCGCAAAGGAATAGTGCTGGGTAGACACACAAAAGGCCTGCTTGCGCACCGGGTCGCCCTTGTAGCGGCTTTCCAGCAGCGCCGTCTGCTCCAAAATTTGGCGAGCGTAAGACAGGAACACCTCGCCTTCTTTGGTCACGACCACGCCCTTATTGGTGCGGTGGAACAGGGTCAGGTGCATTTCGCTCTCCAACTCCTGAATGGCGGCACTCAGGCTGGGCTGGGCCACAAACAGCGCCTTGGCCGCCCCGCTGACGGTACCGCACTCCGCCACCTTGACCACATATTCCAGTTGTTTTAATGTCATAGCCATCTCCCCTTTGCCATTATTATACGCCATTCGGCACCCGGGTGTAAAGGTTAAATCTATGGCAAAGCGATTCAATGTTCCCGGTTGCAGCAACCCTTCGTCGCTAACCATTTATAAAACGAAAAAGCGGCGGTGCAAGTGCACCGCCGCCAAAGGGACTTAAAATTACTCTACGATAGAGGTACCGGTCATTTCTGCCGGCTGGAGCAGACCCATCACCTTGAGCATGGTGGGAGCAATGTCGCACAGCTTGCCGCCCTCACGCAGGGTGCAGGGGTAGTTCACCACGATAAAGGGCACCGGGTTGGTGGTGTGGGCCGTGAACGGCTCGTCGTTCTCGTCCAGCATCTTGTCTGCATTGCCGTGATCGGCAGTGACAAACAGCACGCCGTCCATATCCTTGACCGCCTGAACCAAGCTGCCAACGCAGGCGTCCACCGTCTCCACAGCCTTAACGGCGGCGGGGATAATGCCGGTGTGACCCACCATATCACAGTTGGCGAAGTTGACAATCACCACATCGTACTTGCCGCTGCGCACGGCCTCGTTCAGCTTTTCAGACACCTGGGGTGCGCTCATCTCCGGCATCAGGTCAAAGGTTGAGATCTTGGGAGAGGGCACCAAAATGCGATCCTCGCCCGGATACGGCTCCTCTGCACCGCCGTTGAAGAAGAAGGTCACATGGGCATACTTCTGGGTCTCGGCGATTCGCAGCTGGGTCTTGCCCTGCTTGGACAGGTACTCGCCAAAGGTGTTCTCCAGGCTCTCCGGACCAAAGGCCACATGCACGCAAGGCATCTCCGCATCATACTGGGTCATGCACACAAAATAGGGGTTCAAGGCGCCACCCTTGCGGTCAAAGCCGGTGAATGCCGGATCCACAAAGGCGCGGGTAATCTCCCGGGCACGGTCCGGCCGGAAGTTAAAGAAGATCACGCTTTCGCCGCTGTGCACACGGCCCTCGTTGCCAACAACGGTGGGCAGCACAAACTCATCGGTCAGGTGCTTTCCGTCCTCGTCCACCGTCTCATAAGACGCACGCACGGCCGCCACCGCGTCCGTAGCCTGCACGCCCTCGCCGTACACCATAGCGGCATAGGCTTTCTCCACACGGTCCCAAATATTATCACGGTCCATGGCGTAGAAACGACCCATCACAGAGGCGATCTTACCAACGCCCAGTTCGTTCATCTTGGCCTGGAGCTGTTCCAAATCCTCCGCTGCAGAAGCGGGGGGCACATCACGGCCGTCCAGAAAAGCGTGCACATACACCTTGGAAACGCCCTGTTCCTTGGCCATCTCCAGCAGATTGTACAGATGGGTTATATGGCTGTGTACGCCACCGGGAGACACAAGGCCCATCAGGTGCAGGGCCTTGTCCTTGGCATTCTCCATGGCGCCAACCAGCGCCGCATTCTTATAGGCCTCGCCGTCGGCAAACGCCTTGGAAATGCGGGTCAAATCCTGGTACACCACGCGGCCGGCGCCCATATTGGTGTGGCCCACCTCGCTGTTGCCCATCTGGCCGTCCGGCAGGCCCACATCCATACCGGAGGCGCCGATATAGGTATAAGGGCACTCGGCCATCAACTTATCCAAATTGGGCTTCTTGGCCATGGCAATGGCATTGCCATGCTGGGACGGGTTCTTGCC comes from Oscillospiraceae bacterium and encodes:
- a CDS encoding LysR family transcriptional regulator, with the translated sequence MTLKQLEYVVKVAECGTVSGAAKALFVAQPSLSAAIQELESEMHLTLFHRTNKGVVVTKEGEVFLSYARQILEQTALLESRYKGDPVRKQAFCVSTQHYSFAVNAFVDLIRERGGDRYDFSLRETQTYEIIEDVAQRKSEIGLLYLNDFNRTALQKLLRGADLDFTPLFTAHAHVFLSSDHPLSGARSVSFDDLAEYPYLSFEQGDHNSFYFSEEIFSPAVRSKNIRVRDRATLFNLLIGLQGYTVCSGVIDSKLNGENIVAVPLTGVAPMEIGYVLPAGVQPGSLCRAYIENLKQYVPID
- the gpmI gene encoding 2,3-bisphosphoglycerate-independent phosphoglycerate mutase, which gives rise to MSKKPYVLCIMDGFGKNPSQHGNAIAMAKKPNLDKLMAECPYTYIGASGMDVGLPDGQMGNSEVGHTNMGAGRVVYQDLTRISKAFADGEAYKNAALVGAMENAKDKALHLMGLVSPGGVHSHITHLYNLLEMAKEQGVSKVYVHAFLDGRDVPPASAAEDLEQLQAKMNELGVGKIASVMGRFYAMDRDNIWDRVEKAYAAMVYGEGVQATDAVAAVRASYETVDEDGKHLTDEFVLPTVVGNEGRVHSGESVIFFNFRPDRAREITRAFVDPAFTGFDRKGGALNPYFVCMTQYDAEMPCVHVAFGPESLENTFGEYLSKQGKTQLRIAETQKYAHVTFFFNGGAEEPYPGEDRILVPSPKISTFDLMPEMSAPQVSEKLNEAVRSGKYDVVIVNFANCDMVGHTGIIPAAVKAVETVDACVGSLVQAVKDMDGVLFVTADHGNADKMLDENDEPFTAHTTNPVPFIVVNYPCTLREGGKLCDIAPTMLKVMGLLQPAEMTGTSIVE